A part of Phoenix dactylifera cultivar Barhee BC4 chromosome 2, palm_55x_up_171113_PBpolish2nd_filt_p, whole genome shotgun sequence genomic DNA contains:
- the LOC103710804 gene encoding FCS-Like Zinc finger 2 encodes MDCSSFSSSSSSSSSSSDLEAGSSEGAPYVLCPSYSDNTHNSRKGSYKAMLGSPRSRFFCDPLSDDGPRHFLDSCFLCQKPLTGNRDIFMYRGDTPFCSEECRQEQIEMDEAKEKNRKLSLKASTSKEKKAQKQKSNATSPPKAQNIHVRAAGTVVAG; translated from the exons ATGGActgttcttccttttcttcttcgtcctcttcttcttcctcgtcCTCTGATCTTGAAGCGGGGTCCTCTGAGGGCGCTCCTTACGTCCTCTGTCCCTCCTATTCCGATAATACTCATAACAGCAGGAAGGGAAGTTACAAGGCCATGTTGGGATCCCCGAGATCGAGGTTCTTCTGCGACCCACTCTCCGACGACGGGCCGCGCCACTTcctcgactcatgctttctctgCCAGAAGCCTCTCACCGGCAACCGCGACATCTTTATGTACAG AGGAGACACACCGTTCTGTAGCGAGGAGTGCAGGCAAGAGCAGATCGAGATGGACGAGGCCAAGGAGAAGAACCGGAAGCTTTCCTTGAAGGCTTCTACGAGTAAGGAGAAGAAGGCACAGAAGCAGAAGTCCAACGCCACCAGCCCTCCCAAGGCCCAGAACATCCACGTCCGGGCTGCTGGCACCGTTGTGGCCGGCTAA